One window from the genome of Pseudoliparis swirei isolate HS2019 ecotype Mariana Trench chromosome 24, NWPU_hadal_v1, whole genome shotgun sequence encodes:
- the LOC130189761 gene encoding tripartite motif-containing protein 29-like: MCSLIQSQHHVDTTSAKSASMITGIPTTRTCVHCVKRFSSQDLSCSSTPSCLRWFLSSDSRLSRKPAAAAQSNKSPDQEKFLDVCTGTKLKALKSCLVCLVSYCETHLEPHLTASRLKRHQLMDPVENLEDRMCLKHDKPLELFCRTDQTCVCMLCTVLDHKMHEFVPLKQECEGKKVELQKTEAETQEMIQKRRLKIQEVQHNVKLSEEDADREKAEGVQVFTGLKESVERKLNELITTIEEKQRSTKKQAEDAIREMEQEISDLMKRSTEVEKLSL, from the coding sequence atgtgttcactgatccagtcacaacaccatgtggacacaacttctgcaaaaagtgcatcaatgattactggaataccaacaaccagaacatgtgtccactgtgtaaaaaggttttcttctcaagacctgagctgctcgtcaacaccttcatgtctgagatggtttctcagttcagacagtcgactcagcagaaagccagcagcagcagctcagagcaacaagagtccagaccaggagaagttccttgacgtctgcactggaaccaaactgaaggccctgaagtcctgcctggtgtgtctggtctcctactgtgagactcacctggagcctcacctgacagcttcacgcctgaagagacatcagctgatggaccctgtggagaacctggaagacaggatgtgtctgaagcacgataaacctctggagctgttctgtaggaccgaccagacgtgtgtctgcatgctctgcactgtgttggaccacaagatgcacgagtttgttcctctgaaacaagaatgtgaaggaaagaaggtggagctgcagaagacagaggctgaaactcaggagatgatccagaagagacgcctgaagattcaggaggtccaacacaacgtgaagctcagtgaggaagatgcagaccgagagaaagcagaaggtgttcaggtcttcactggtctgaaggagtctgtggagaggaaactgaacgagctcatcactacgatagaagagaagcagagaagcaccaagaaacaggctgaagacgccatcagagagatggaacaggagatctctgatctgatgaagaggagcactgaggtggagaagctctctctctga